One window of Streptomyces sp. FIT100 genomic DNA carries:
- a CDS encoding ABC transporter permease, with protein sequence MTAPLHDTSAAGTSAAAVDVAPEGPAKAIEGRSPWQIAWTRLKRDRLALAGGAIVVLLILVAVFAPLIVSLLGHPPNDFHEDQIDPLFGTPIGPYGGISSDFLLGVEPVNGRDVFSRIVYGARISLLVAFLAAVFAVFLGTVLGVIAGYFGGWVDAALSRVMDVMLAFPQLLFTIALVSVLPNDLLGVSGSGVRIGALVVVIGFFGWPYVGRIVRGQTLSLREREYVEAARSLGAGRLYILRRELLPNLVAPITVYATLMIPTNILTEAALSFLGAGVKPPTASWGQMLSKAVNTYEADPLFMVIPGLAIFITVLAFNLFGDGVRDALDPKGAR encoded by the coding sequence ATGACGGCACCACTGCACGACACGAGTGCGGCCGGAACCTCCGCCGCCGCTGTCGATGTCGCGCCCGAAGGCCCTGCGAAGGCGATCGAAGGCCGCTCTCCCTGGCAGATCGCCTGGACCAGGCTCAAGCGCGACCGGCTCGCCCTCGCGGGCGGCGCCATCGTTGTCCTCCTCATCCTGGTCGCCGTCTTCGCGCCGCTGATCGTGAGCCTGCTCGGCCACCCGCCGAACGACTTCCACGAGGACCAGATCGACCCGCTCTTCGGCACGCCGATCGGCCCGTACGGCGGCATCAGCTCCGACTTCCTGCTCGGCGTCGAACCGGTCAACGGCCGCGACGTGTTCAGCCGCATCGTCTACGGCGCGCGCATCTCGCTGCTCGTGGCCTTCCTCGCGGCCGTCTTCGCCGTCTTCCTGGGCACCGTGCTGGGCGTCATCGCCGGCTACTTCGGCGGCTGGGTCGACGCGGCGCTCAGCCGGGTCATGGACGTGATGCTCGCCTTCCCGCAGCTGCTCTTCACCATCGCGCTCGTCTCCGTCCTGCCCAACGACCTCCTCGGAGTGTCGGGTTCCGGTGTGCGCATCGGCGCGCTGGTCGTCGTCATCGGCTTCTTCGGCTGGCCCTACGTCGGCCGGATCGTCCGCGGCCAGACCCTCTCGCTGCGTGAGCGGGAGTACGTCGAGGCCGCCCGCAGCCTGGGCGCCGGCCGCCTCTACATCCTGCGCCGGGAACTACTGCCCAACCTGGTCGCCCCGATCACCGTCTACGCGACCCTCATGATCCCCACCAACATCCTCACCGAAGCGGCGCTCAGCTTCCTCGGCGCGGGTGTGAAGCCGCCCACGGCTTCCTGGGGGCAGATGCTGTCGAAGGCCGTCAACACCTATGAAGCAGACCCACTGTTCATGGTGATCCCCGGTCTGGCGATCTTCATCACCGTCCTCGCGTTCAACCTCTTCGGCGACGGCGTACGCGATGCGCTCGACCCGAAGGGCGCCCGCTGA
- a CDS encoding enhanced serine sensitivity protein SseB: protein MDAHTTWPANELEEVLAASLGNPTAGARLVEVLGRSHLWVPLPNGGGPDSPGLDLPTLEIDGAPYVPVFSSQQQFLLCLGDRVSGTVAPAVEFARGLPPQLGIAVNPGGAVGVPLPPPAVAELCRTGRTPFGGTSHAGGYGGGPASGGRVRLFEPDWQEEPIDFLAAAAGEFEETGIVQTARRVLASIEGDAPTLFIGVQLSAWEAHHRTAPMDALGRALGRVAVQWPVNLVLLDIAQDPVGDWMLNRVRPFYTRQYA, encoded by the coding sequence GTGGACGCGCACACGACATGGCCCGCCAACGAGCTCGAAGAGGTGCTCGCCGCGTCGCTCGGCAACCCCACGGCCGGCGCACGCCTCGTCGAGGTCCTCGGCCGCAGCCACCTCTGGGTGCCGCTCCCCAACGGCGGTGGCCCGGACAGCCCCGGCCTCGACCTGCCCACCCTGGAGATCGACGGCGCTCCGTACGTGCCCGTCTTCAGCTCCCAGCAGCAGTTCCTCCTCTGCCTGGGCGACCGTGTCTCCGGCACCGTCGCCCCGGCGGTCGAGTTCGCCCGCGGACTGCCTCCGCAGCTCGGCATCGCCGTGAACCCCGGCGGCGCCGTCGGCGTCCCGCTGCCCCCGCCGGCCGTCGCCGAGCTCTGCCGCACCGGCCGCACCCCGTTCGGGGGTACCTCCCATGCCGGAGGCTATGGGGGAGGGCCGGCGAGCGGCGGCCGTGTCCGGCTGTTCGAGCCGGACTGGCAGGAGGAGCCGATCGACTTCCTCGCCGCCGCGGCCGGGGAGTTCGAGGAGACCGGCATCGTCCAGACCGCCCGCCGGGTGCTGGCGAGCATCGAGGGCGACGCGCCGACCCTGTTCATCGGCGTCCAGCTCTCCGCCTGGGAGGCCCACCACCGCACCGCGCCCATGGACGCGCTCGGCCGCGCGCTCGGCCGGGTCGCCGTGCAGTGGCCGGTCAACCTGGTGCTGCTGGACATCGCGCAGGATCCGGTCGGCGACTGGATGCTCAACCGTGTCCGGCCCTTCTACACCCGGCAGTACGCGTAG
- a CDS encoding thioesterase family protein, giving the protein MAQVAQETATVGDSEFDRDTAVTLRDPHVPGVYDAQLSAGWTIISAVNGGYLLALLGRALGDALPHPDPFSVSAHYLGPSVPGPAVIRTETIRTGRTLSTGQASLFQYAEDGSEVERIRVLATYGDLDALPDEVRTTAKPPAIPPYEHCLGPADGPAPAIPGSSAITDRLDIRLDPATVGWAVGAPSGKGEMRGWFGLADGRAADPLSLLLTVDALPPTSFELGLKGWTPTVELTTHVRCRPAPGPLRVAITTRNLAGGFLEEDAEVWDSADRLVAQSRQLAKAPLPRT; this is encoded by the coding sequence ATGGCACAGGTGGCACAGGAAACCGCAACCGTCGGCGACAGCGAGTTCGACCGCGACACCGCCGTCACGCTGCGGGACCCGCACGTCCCGGGCGTCTACGACGCGCAGCTCTCCGCCGGCTGGACGATCATCAGTGCCGTCAACGGCGGCTATCTGCTGGCGCTGCTCGGCCGGGCCCTCGGCGACGCCCTGCCCCACCCGGACCCCTTCAGCGTCTCCGCGCACTACCTCGGCCCCTCCGTGCCCGGCCCCGCCGTGATCCGCACCGAGACCATCCGCACCGGACGCACCCTCTCCACCGGCCAGGCTTCCCTCTTCCAGTACGCGGAGGACGGCAGCGAGGTCGAGCGCATCCGCGTCCTCGCCACCTACGGCGACCTCGACGCCCTGCCGGACGAGGTCCGTACGACCGCGAAGCCGCCGGCCATTCCGCCGTACGAGCACTGCCTCGGCCCGGCCGACGGGCCCGCGCCCGCCATCCCCGGCTCGTCGGCGATCACCGACCGGCTGGACATCAGGCTCGACCCCGCCACCGTCGGCTGGGCCGTCGGCGCGCCCTCGGGGAAGGGTGAGATGCGCGGCTGGTTCGGGCTCGCCGACGGCCGCGCCGCCGACCCGCTGTCGCTGCTGCTCACGGTCGATGCGCTGCCGCCCACCTCGTTCGAGCTGGGTCTCAAGGGCTGGACCCCGACCGTCGAACTCACCACCCACGTCCGCTGCCGTCCCGCACCGGGCCCGCTGCGCGTCGCCATCACCACCCGAAACCTGGCGGGCGGCTTCCTGGAGGAGGACGCCGAGGTCTGGGACAGCGCGGACCGGCTGGTCGCCCAGTCCCGGCAGCTGGCGAAGGCGCCGCTGCCGCGCACCTAG
- a CDS encoding ABC transporter permease: protein MLAYIVRRLFAVVVMLLVVTLVTLGIFFLIPKLTGSDPAAMFVGKQADPASIEGVRQKLGLDEPILVQFWHFVSGIFVGRDYVGGGDTIHCAAPCFGYSFRTEQDVWLMLVDRIPVTVSMVLGAAVLWLVMGVSTGVVSALRRGTAIDRVAMVTALAGVSLPIYFTAMLALLVFRIQLGWLDARWVPFTESPGSWFMGLLLPWVTLAFLYAAMYARLTRATMLEVLGEDYIRTARAKGLTEPVVLGKHAMRSTMTPILTIFGMDLGALVGGAILTETAFNLPGLGNAAFRAVSERDLPLILAVTLITASAVVIMNLVVDLLYAVIDPRVRLA, encoded by the coding sequence ATGCTTGCATATATCGTCCGACGGCTCTTCGCCGTCGTAGTGATGCTGCTCGTCGTCACCTTGGTGACGCTCGGCATCTTCTTCCTGATCCCCAAGCTGACCGGCAGTGACCCTGCCGCGATGTTCGTCGGCAAGCAGGCGGATCCGGCCTCCATCGAGGGCGTCCGGCAGAAGCTGGGCCTGGACGAGCCGATCCTGGTGCAGTTCTGGCACTTCGTCTCCGGAATCTTCGTCGGACGCGACTACGTCGGCGGCGGCGACACCATCCACTGTGCGGCGCCCTGCTTCGGCTACTCGTTCCGCACCGAGCAGGACGTCTGGCTGATGCTGGTCGACCGCATCCCGGTGACCGTCTCCATGGTCCTCGGCGCGGCCGTGCTCTGGCTGGTCATGGGCGTCAGCACCGGCGTGGTCTCCGCGCTCCGGCGCGGCACCGCGATCGACCGGGTCGCCATGGTCACCGCGCTCGCCGGCGTCTCGCTCCCCATCTACTTCACCGCCATGCTGGCGCTGCTGGTCTTCCGCATCCAGCTCGGCTGGCTGGACGCCAGGTGGGTGCCGTTCACCGAGTCGCCCGGCTCCTGGTTCATGGGCCTGCTGCTGCCCTGGGTCACCCTCGCCTTCCTGTACGCGGCGATGTACGCCAGACTCACCCGCGCCACCATGCTGGAGGTGCTGGGCGAGGACTACATCCGCACCGCCCGGGCGAAGGGCCTCACGGAGCCGGTGGTGCTCGGCAAGCACGCCATGCGCTCCACCATGACCCCCATCCTGACCATCTTCGGCATGGACCTCGGCGCCCTCGTCGGCGGCGCGATCCTGACCGAGACCGCGTTCAACCTGCCCGGTCTCGGGAACGCCGCCTTCAGGGCGGTGAGCGAACGCGACCTGCCGCTGATCCTGGCGGTCACGCTGATCACCGCGTCGGCCGTGGTCATCATGAACCTCGTCGTGGACCTCCTGTACGCAGTGATCGACCCCCGAGTGAGGCTCGCATGA
- a CDS encoding trimeric intracellular cation channel family protein translates to MLQELFTPSVQHALDIAGIFVFAISGALLAVRKNFDVFGIAVLAEATALGGGLFRDLIIGAVPPAAFTDLGYFLTPLVAAALVFFLHPEVERIQGSVNVFDAAGLGLFCVTGTTKAYEYGLGLTASAALGLTTAVGGGVVRDILANEVPSLLRWDRDLYAVPATVGATLVVLCIRFDALNALTSGLAVVTAFTLRLLAMRYHWRAPRAWNRRSAAAEEMTV, encoded by the coding sequence GTGCTCCAGGAACTGTTCACCCCCTCCGTCCAGCATGCGCTCGACATCGCCGGCATCTTCGTCTTCGCGATCTCCGGCGCCCTGCTCGCCGTACGCAAGAACTTCGACGTCTTCGGCATCGCCGTACTCGCCGAGGCCACGGCGCTGGGCGGCGGTCTGTTCCGGGACCTGATCATCGGCGCCGTGCCGCCCGCCGCGTTCACGGACCTGGGGTACTTCCTGACACCGCTCGTCGCCGCCGCGCTCGTCTTCTTCCTGCACCCCGAGGTCGAGCGCATCCAGGGCTCGGTCAACGTCTTCGACGCCGCGGGGCTCGGGCTCTTCTGTGTGACGGGGACGACCAAGGCGTACGAGTACGGGCTCGGCCTCACCGCGTCCGCGGCCCTCGGGCTCACCACCGCGGTCGGCGGTGGCGTCGTGCGCGACATACTCGCCAACGAGGTGCCCTCGCTGCTCCGCTGGGACCGTGACCTCTACGCGGTCCCGGCCACCGTCGGCGCCACCCTGGTGGTGCTGTGCATCCGCTTCGACGCGCTCAACGCCCTCACCAGTGGACTCGCCGTCGTGACCGCCTTCACCCTGCGCCTGCTCGCCATGCGCTACCACTGGCGGGCGCCCCGCGCCTGGAACCGCAGATCGGCCGCCGCCGAAGAGATGACCGTCTGA
- a CDS encoding ABC transporter ATP-binding protein, which yields MTDQLAKTGAALGEPAPTAPSDAFLDVRDLKIHFPTDDGLVKSVDGLTFQLEKGKTLGIVGESGSGKSVTSLGIMGLHTVGQYGRQKAQISGEVWLNGQELLSADPDAVRRLRGREMAMIFQDPLSAMHPYYTVGHQIVEAYRVHHKVDKKTARKRAVELLDRVGIPEPAKRFDNYPHEFSGGMRQRAMIAMALVNNPELLIADEPTTALDVTVQAQILDLIRDLQKEFGSAVIIITHDLGVVAELADDILVMYGGRCVERGAAEKVFYEPQHPYTWGLLGSMPRIDREQTERLIPVKGSPPSLINIPSGCAFHPRCPYAEVPKGGITRTERPELRESSGRHYSACHMSQEERTRIWTEEIAPKL from the coding sequence ATGACGGACCAGCTGGCGAAAACCGGGGCCGCCCTGGGCGAGCCCGCTCCGACCGCACCGTCCGACGCGTTCCTGGACGTACGCGATCTCAAGATCCACTTCCCGACCGACGACGGCCTCGTCAAGTCCGTGGACGGTCTCACCTTCCAGCTGGAGAAGGGCAAGACCCTCGGCATCGTGGGCGAGTCCGGCTCCGGCAAGTCGGTGACCTCGCTCGGCATCATGGGACTGCACACCGTCGGCCAGTACGGCCGGCAGAAGGCGCAGATCTCCGGTGAGGTCTGGCTCAACGGGCAGGAGCTGCTCTCCGCCGACCCCGACGCCGTACGGCGGCTGCGCGGGCGCGAGATGGCGATGATCTTCCAGGATCCGCTGTCGGCGATGCACCCGTACTACACGGTCGGCCACCAGATCGTGGAGGCGTACCGCGTCCACCACAAGGTGGACAAGAAGACGGCCCGCAAGCGTGCGGTCGAGCTCCTCGACCGGGTCGGCATCCCCGAGCCCGCCAAGCGGTTCGACAACTACCCCCACGAGTTCTCCGGCGGTATGCGCCAGCGCGCCATGATCGCGATGGCACTGGTCAACAACCCGGAGCTGCTCATCGCGGACGAGCCGACCACCGCGCTCGACGTGACCGTGCAGGCCCAGATCCTCGACCTGATCCGGGATCTCCAGAAGGAGTTCGGCTCCGCGGTCATCATCATCACCCACGACCTCGGCGTCGTGGCCGAGCTCGCCGACGACATCCTCGTGATGTACGGCGGGCGCTGTGTGGAGCGCGGCGCGGCCGAGAAGGTCTTCTACGAACCCCAGCACCCCTACACCTGGGGCCTGCTGGGCTCGATGCCGCGCATCGACCGTGAGCAGACCGAGCGCCTGATCCCGGTCAAGGGCTCGCCGCCCAGCCTGATCAACATCCCCAGCGGCTGCGCCTTCCACCCGCGCTGCCCCTACGCGGAAGTCCCCAAGGGCGGCATCACCCGCACCGAGCGTCCCGAGCTGCGCGAGTCGTCCGGCCGCCACTACTCGGCCTGCCACATGTCGCAGGAGGAGCGGACCCGCATCTGGACCGAAGAGATTGCGCCGAAGCTGTGA
- a CDS encoding ABC transporter substrate-binding protein yields MTLNSPQRRRIAAGALLASATMLVTTACGGGSGSGEDKSSAAGFNAAVNKVANASDKKGGELKFIGSQEADSWDPQRGYYGFMWDFARYYTRQLVTFKAAPGAESTELVPDLATDAGQISPDGLTYTFTLKDGVAWEDGKPITSKDIKYGIERIWAQDVISGGPIYLQQVLDPKGEYKGPYKDTTPDKLGLKAIETPDDKTIIFKLPVANSDFLQMLAMPAASPVRQDMDTKAKYGLKPFSSGPYKWESYTPNKSIKLVRNDKWDAKSDTVRKALPDTISVTFTTNPDDMDNRLIEGEYDVDLNATGIGQAARAKVLQQHKDNADNPQTGFIRYAVFPQTVVPNIECRKAMIYAADSKSLQTARGGPQAGGDIAANMLPPAIKGADPKADPYGKLAGKADVAKAKEALAKCGKPNGFKTTIAVRNNKPIEIATAESLQQSLKAVGIDAQIDQFDGAQTSGIIGSPKVVKDKGYGIIIMGWGADFPSGQGFLQPLVDSRFILQSGNNNFSELNDPAINGLFDQALQETDPEKAGELYKQINTKVSEAAVYLPFTHEKNIIWRSSRLTNVYTADAYNGRYDYASLGVVK; encoded by the coding sequence ATGACACTGAACAGCCCCCAGAGGCGCAGAATCGCCGCAGGCGCCCTGCTCGCCTCGGCCACCATGCTCGTCACCACGGCGTGCGGCGGCGGCAGCGGCAGCGGTGAGGACAAGAGCAGCGCGGCCGGCTTCAACGCCGCCGTGAACAAGGTCGCCAACGCCTCCGACAAGAAGGGCGGCGAGCTGAAGTTCATCGGCTCGCAGGAGGCCGACTCGTGGGACCCGCAGCGCGGCTACTACGGCTTCATGTGGGACTTCGCCCGCTACTACACGCGCCAGCTGGTCACCTTCAAGGCCGCGCCCGGCGCCGAGTCCACCGAGCTCGTCCCGGACCTCGCCACCGACGCCGGCCAGATCTCCCCCGACGGCCTGACCTACACCTTCACGCTGAAGGACGGGGTCGCCTGGGAGGACGGCAAGCCGATCACGTCCAAGGACATCAAGTACGGCATCGAGCGCATCTGGGCCCAGGACGTCATCTCCGGCGGCCCGATCTACCTCCAGCAGGTCCTCGACCCCAAGGGCGAGTACAAGGGCCCGTACAAGGACACCACCCCGGACAAGCTCGGTCTGAAGGCCATCGAGACGCCGGACGACAAGACCATCATCTTCAAGCTGCCCGTCGCCAACAGCGACTTCCTGCAGATGCTGGCCATGCCGGCCGCCTCCCCGGTCCGCCAGGACATGGACACCAAGGCCAAGTACGGCCTGAAGCCGTTCTCCTCCGGCCCGTACAAGTGGGAGTCCTACACCCCGAACAAGTCCATCAAGCTGGTCCGCAACGACAAGTGGGACGCCAAGTCGGACACCGTCCGCAAGGCCCTGCCGGACACGATCAGCGTCACGTTCACCACGAACCCCGACGACATGGACAACCGCCTCATCGAGGGCGAGTACGACGTCGATCTCAACGCCACCGGCATCGGCCAGGCCGCCCGCGCCAAGGTGCTCCAGCAGCACAAGGACAACGCGGACAACCCGCAGACCGGCTTCATCCGCTACGCGGTCTTCCCGCAGACGGTCGTCCCCAATATCGAGTGCCGCAAGGCGATGATCTACGCGGCCGACTCCAAGTCCCTGCAGACCGCCCGCGGCGGCCCGCAGGCCGGTGGCGACATCGCCGCCAACATGCTGCCGCCGGCGATCAAGGGCGCCGACCCGAAGGCCGACCCGTACGGCAAGCTCGCCGGCAAGGCGGACGTCGCCAAGGCCAAGGAGGCCCTGGCGAAGTGCGGCAAGCCGAACGGCTTCAAGACCACCATCGCGGTCCGCAACAACAAGCCGATCGAGATCGCCACCGCCGAGTCCCTCCAGCAGTCGCTGAAGGCCGTCGGGATCGACGCCCAGATCGACCAGTTCGACGGCGCCCAGACCTCCGGCATCATCGGCTCGCCGAAGGTCGTCAAGGACAAGGGTTACGGCATCATCATCATGGGCTGGGGCGCGGACTTCCCGTCCGGCCAGGGCTTCCTGCAGCCGCTGGTCGACAGTCGCTTCATCCTCCAGAGCGGCAACAACAACTTCTCGGAGCTGAACGACCCTGCCATCAACGGCCTGTTCGACCAGGCGCTGCAGGAGACCGACCCCGAGAAGGCCGGCGAGCTGTACAAGCAGATCAACACGAAGGTCTCGGAGGCCGCGGTCTACCTGCCCTTCACCCACGAGAAGAACATCATCTGGCGCAGCTCCCGACTGACCAACGTCTACACGGCCGACGCCTACAACGGCCGCTACGACTACGCGTCGCTCGGCGTCGTCAAGTAA
- a CDS encoding enhanced serine sensitivity protein SseB C-terminal domain-containing protein: MSASGTAAAGQVEHMLRQVTPGRYDAYEALLRALAEPATGRLWMLLWHGSSGSPDAQYGNMEVDGQAYAPCVTSPQELAASGWTRAHEVVTGSDIARALFPDHWGIWLNPHAPGGGVGIPWLDLRRIATGLDRMPAGPLRLAEPAVEIPQFYALLTQNAHRTPAVRSLRRAWVQPALGAPYLAIGLDLYDTGQQSVESVRAMMQQSVAAVPDGLPVSTVAMSDDYDPVAMWLRANARPFYDREAHGVPPQRPGYGYPPAY, from the coding sequence GTGAGTGCGTCAGGCACCGCGGCGGCCGGGCAGGTCGAGCACATGCTGCGCCAGGTGACGCCCGGACGCTACGACGCGTACGAGGCGCTGCTCCGCGCGCTCGCCGAGCCGGCCACCGGCCGGCTCTGGATGCTGCTGTGGCACGGCAGCTCCGGCTCCCCCGACGCCCAGTACGGGAACATGGAGGTGGACGGCCAGGCGTACGCCCCGTGCGTCACCTCCCCCCAGGAGCTCGCCGCCTCCGGCTGGACCCGCGCCCACGAGGTCGTCACGGGATCCGACATCGCCCGTGCCCTCTTCCCCGACCACTGGGGCATCTGGCTCAACCCGCACGCCCCGGGCGGCGGCGTCGGCATCCCCTGGCTCGATCTGCGCCGGATCGCCACCGGCCTCGACCGGATGCCCGCGGGGCCGCTCCGGCTGGCCGAGCCCGCCGTCGAGATCCCCCAGTTCTACGCCCTGCTCACGCAGAACGCGCACCGCACCCCCGCCGTCCGCTCGTTGCGCAGGGCCTGGGTGCAGCCCGCGCTCGGCGCCCCGTATCTCGCCATCGGCCTGGATCTGTACGACACGGGTCAGCAGTCCGTCGAGAGCGTCCGCGCGATGATGCAGCAGTCGGTCGCCGCCGTCCCCGACGGGCTTCCGGTGTCCACCGTCGCCATGTCCGACGACTACGACCCGGTGGCGATGTGGCTGCGGGCCAACGCCCGCCCGTTCTACGACCGCGAGGCCCACGGCGTCCCGCCCCAGCGTCCGGGGTACGGGTACCCGCCCGCGTACTGA
- a CDS encoding TetR family transcriptional regulator, which yields MSHTVGIRQAQKLKTRQALLDAALRLLEDQSLSSLGLRELTRAVGVAPAAFYRHFGDVAELGVALVEETLGSLHGLIGEILAETGDAGVRIGRTVDLIARHVREQPAHFRFIARERHGGVGRVRAAIAAQLRRFTEEVADALAREPESEGWSDADLRMLAGMYVDHMVMTASAFLEAQETGAPDEREVARTARDRLRLVSLGRHHWLEGPREGSGAGRRTP from the coding sequence ATGAGTCACACCGTCGGCATCCGCCAGGCCCAGAAGTTGAAGACCCGTCAGGCCCTCTTGGACGCCGCCCTGCGGCTGCTGGAGGACCAGAGCCTCAGCAGCCTCGGGCTCCGCGAGCTGACCCGGGCCGTCGGGGTGGCGCCGGCCGCGTTCTACCGGCACTTCGGGGACGTCGCGGAGCTCGGGGTGGCCCTGGTCGAGGAGACCCTGGGCAGCCTGCACGGCCTGATCGGCGAGATCCTCGCGGAGACGGGCGACGCCGGCGTAAGGATCGGGCGCACGGTGGACCTCATCGCCCGTCATGTCCGGGAGCAGCCCGCCCACTTCCGTTTCATCGCCCGCGAGCGGCACGGCGGGGTCGGCCGGGTCCGGGCCGCGATCGCGGCGCAGCTCCGCCGCTTCACCGAGGAAGTGGCGGACGCGCTTGCCCGGGAGCCGGAGTCGGAGGGCTGGAGCGACGCCGATCTGCGCATGCTGGCCGGCATGTACGTCGACCACATGGTGATGACCGCCTCGGCCTTCCTGGAGGCGCAGGAGACCGGCGCCCCCGACGAGCGGGAGGTCGCCCGCACCGCCCGGGACCGCCTGCGCCTGGTATCCCTGGGCCGCCACCACTGGCTGGAGGGCCCGCGGGAGGGATCGGGGGCCGGCCGCCGCACGCCCTGA
- a CDS encoding DUF4190 domain-containing protein, which yields MELTPSAERFAGTGSRDADGMAVAAFVLGLVGLLVMNVILGPTAIVLAGLALWRGTARRARALLGLALGVADLTVLAVLLDGQGAVVWNIGG from the coding sequence ATGGAACTCACCCCCTCCGCCGAGCGGTTCGCCGGAACGGGCTCACGGGACGCGGACGGCATGGCTGTCGCGGCGTTCGTGCTCGGTCTGGTCGGGCTGCTCGTGATGAACGTGATCCTCGGGCCCACCGCGATCGTCCTGGCCGGACTCGCACTGTGGCGCGGCACCGCCCGCCGTGCCCGCGCCCTGCTCGGCCTGGCCCTCGGCGTCGCCGATCTCACCGTCCTCGCCGTGCTGCTCGACGGGCAGGGCGCGGTCGTCTGGAACATCGGCGGCTGA
- a CDS encoding ABC transporter ATP-binding protein, with protein MSDNKDTKVAIPQQGAPADAPLLKVSGLVKHFPIKKGLLQRQVGAVKAVDGIDFDVLPGETLGVVGESGCGKSTMGRLITRLLEPTGGTVEFQGADISHLGVGRMRPFRRDIQMIFQDPYGSLNPRHTVGSIVSAPFRLQGVEPEGGIKKEVQRLLGLVGLNPEHYNRYPHEFSGGQRQRIGIARALALKPKLVVADEPVSALDVSIQAQVVNLLDDLQEELGLTYVIIAHDLSVIRHVSDRIAVMYLGKIVELADRKSLYESPMHPYTKALLSAVPVPDPRRRGAKSERILLKGDVPSPISPPSGCRFHTRCWKATELCRTQEPPLAALKTGHQVACHHPENAPDQAPDDDTVLASAREAIAIVDATPKSELPVPEPGPKAEREPVSEPVPESDKQ; from the coding sequence GTGAGCGACAACAAAGACACGAAGGTGGCGATCCCGCAGCAGGGAGCGCCCGCCGATGCCCCGCTGCTGAAGGTGTCGGGCCTGGTCAAGCACTTTCCGATCAAGAAGGGCCTGCTCCAGCGGCAGGTCGGTGCCGTCAAGGCGGTCGACGGCATCGACTTCGACGTCCTGCCGGGCGAGACGCTCGGCGTGGTGGGCGAGTCCGGCTGCGGGAAGTCGACGATGGGCCGGCTGATCACCCGGCTGCTCGAACCGACCGGCGGCACGGTCGAGTTCCAGGGGGCGGACATCTCGCACCTCGGCGTGGGCCGGATGCGGCCGTTCCGCCGGGACATCCAGATGATCTTCCAGGACCCCTACGGTTCGCTGAACCCGCGGCACACGGTCGGCTCGATCGTCTCGGCCCCCTTCCGGCTCCAGGGCGTGGAGCCCGAGGGCGGGATCAAGAAGGAGGTCCAGCGGCTGCTCGGCCTGGTGGGTCTGAACCCGGAGCACTACAACCGCTACCCGCACGAGTTCTCCGGCGGACAGCGCCAGCGCATCGGCATCGCCCGGGCGCTCGCCCTCAAGCCGAAGCTCGTCGTCGCGGACGAGCCGGTCTCCGCGCTGGACGTGTCGATCCAGGCGCAGGTGGTCAACCTGCTGGACGACCTCCAGGAGGAGCTGGGCCTCACCTACGTGATCATCGCGCACGACCTCTCGGTCATCCGGCACGTCTCGGACCGGATCGCGGTCATGTACCTCGGCAAGATCGTGGAGCTGGCGGACCGCAAGTCGCTGTACGAGTCCCCGATGCACCCGTACACCAAGGCCCTGCTCTCGGCGGTGCCGGTGCCGGACCCGCGGCGGCGCGGCGCCAAGAGCGAGCGGATCCTGCTGAAGGGCGACGTCCCCTCGCCGATCTCCCCGCCGAGCGGCTGCCGCTTCCACACCCGCTGCTGGAAGGCGACCGAGCTCTGCCGCACGCAGGAGCCGCCGCTGGCCGCCCTGAAGACGGGCCACCAGGTCGCCTGCCACCACCCGGAGAACGCGCCCGACCAGGCACCCGACGACGACACGGTCCTCGCTTCGGCCCGCGAGGCGATCGCCATCGTGGACGCGACCCCGAAGTCGGAGCTGCCGGTTCCGGAGCCGGGCCCGAAGGCGGAGCGGGAGCCGGTGTCGGAGCCGGTGCCGGAGTCGGACAAGCAGTAG